In Rhodococcus sp. OK302, one genomic interval encodes:
- the manA gene encoding mannose-6-phosphate isomerase, class I codes for MIKSYDWGSRTALAELTGRPVPSAHTEAEMWFGAHESAPSPLLESSDPATLFGRIGVDPAAGLGEECSDAFGGKLPFLLKVLAAQKPLSLQAHPTEEQARTGFDAENRAGIPLDAAHRNYRDDRHKPELVVALEQFEVLAGFRGISETVDFLTAIDVPDLAEDVAALTSTPTPKQLEQVAIRWLGMSSEHHARASDVVLERITALLASGGSVVDRYRAELSTASELARNYRGDRGVLMSLLLNRVTLAPGEGLYLPAGNLHAYLSGTAVEIMANSDNVLRGGLTTKHVDVAELSKILDFNPISADVIRPHPTATEFTYPTPAREFTLTRWELDDSAERVVKSPGPSIVLCTSGRATIRCGSKARRIGSGEAIWVPAGESQLSVAADGPHGQLFVGSVGGF; via the coding sequence GTGATCAAATCGTACGATTGGGGTTCACGGACGGCGCTGGCCGAGCTCACCGGTCGGCCCGTCCCGTCAGCACACACCGAAGCTGAAATGTGGTTCGGTGCACATGAATCAGCACCGTCGCCGCTCCTGGAGAGTTCCGATCCCGCTACGCTCTTCGGCCGGATCGGAGTTGACCCTGCGGCAGGACTGGGTGAGGAATGCAGTGATGCATTCGGTGGAAAGCTTCCGTTTCTACTCAAAGTTCTTGCAGCGCAGAAACCTCTTTCACTTCAAGCGCATCCCACGGAAGAGCAGGCACGTACCGGATTCGATGCCGAGAACCGTGCCGGAATTCCGCTGGATGCAGCGCATCGCAACTATCGAGATGATCGCCACAAGCCGGAATTAGTTGTTGCCCTCGAACAGTTCGAGGTTCTGGCAGGGTTTCGTGGTATATCGGAAACCGTGGATTTCCTGACCGCGATCGACGTTCCGGATCTGGCGGAAGATGTTGCGGCCCTGACGTCCACTCCCACGCCGAAACAGCTGGAACAGGTGGCTATCCGCTGGCTGGGCATGTCGAGTGAACATCATGCGCGCGCGAGCGACGTGGTCCTGGAGCGAATCACCGCTCTGTTAGCTTCCGGGGGAAGCGTCGTGGACCGGTACCGCGCCGAGTTGTCGACTGCGTCGGAGCTTGCGCGAAACTATCGTGGGGACCGTGGGGTCTTGATGTCCTTGCTGCTCAATCGAGTTACCCTCGCTCCCGGAGAAGGTCTGTATCTCCCGGCGGGCAACCTGCACGCGTATTTGAGCGGCACTGCTGTCGAGATCATGGCCAATTCCGACAACGTGCTTCGCGGCGGGTTGACCACTAAACATGTCGATGTCGCCGAGTTGTCGAAAATTCTCGATTTCAATCCGATCTCGGCTGATGTTATTCGGCCCCATCCCACCGCAACGGAATTCACGTATCCCACTCCCGCTCGTGAATTCACGCTCACCCGGTGGGAGCTCGACGACAGTGCCGAGCGCGTAGTGAAAAGTCCCGGACCCTCGATAGTGCTGTGCACGTCGGGGCGAGCGACAATCCGGTGTGGATCGAAGGCACGCAGAATCGGCAGCGGTGAGGCAATCTGGGTTCCGGCCGGCGAGAGTCAACTGAGCGTCGCGGCAGACGGCCCGCATGGGCAACTCTTTGTCGGATCCGTCGGCGGGTTCTGA
- a CDS encoding UTP--glucose-1-phosphate uridylyltransferase, whose amino-acid sequence MTSTYRCSVKTAVVPAAGLGTRFLPATKTVPKELLPVVDTPGIELVAGEAARAGASRLVIVTAPGKAGVTGHFLEDLVLEGKLQESGKLHLLEKVRKAPALISVESVVQESPLGLGHAVGLAETVLGDDEDAFAVLLPDDLVHPSGVLDRMAKVRSEYGGSVLCAFDVAPDEVSAYGIFDVVPAHGSNDRDVLKVVGMVEKPETSSAPSTLAAVGRYLLDREIFDALRRIEPGKGGELQLTDAIALMIAEGHPVHVVVHHGTRHDLGNPGGFIRASLDHALGRDDYGPALRVWLEERLRQPDPQLTY is encoded by the coding sequence ATGACTTCGACTTACAGGTGCTCGGTCAAGACTGCCGTCGTACCGGCCGCAGGCCTCGGCACGCGCTTTCTTCCGGCAACCAAGACCGTTCCGAAAGAGCTACTGCCCGTGGTGGATACACCCGGCATCGAACTGGTAGCCGGTGAAGCCGCGCGTGCGGGTGCGAGCCGTCTGGTGATCGTCACGGCGCCCGGTAAAGCCGGGGTGACCGGGCATTTTCTCGAAGATCTTGTCCTCGAAGGGAAGTTGCAGGAGTCGGGCAAGCTTCATCTGCTCGAGAAGGTCCGCAAAGCACCCGCGTTAATTTCGGTGGAATCAGTGGTGCAGGAATCGCCCTTGGGTCTTGGGCACGCGGTGGGACTCGCCGAAACAGTTCTCGGTGACGACGAGGATGCCTTCGCGGTCCTCCTGCCTGATGATCTGGTTCATCCCAGTGGTGTCTTGGACCGGATGGCGAAGGTCAGGTCCGAATACGGTGGATCGGTTCTGTGTGCCTTCGATGTTGCACCTGACGAGGTCAGCGCCTACGGAATTTTCGATGTGGTACCTGCCCACGGAAGCAATGACCGTGACGTGTTGAAGGTTGTCGGTATGGTCGAGAAGCCGGAAACATCTTCAGCTCCTTCCACATTGGCGGCTGTCGGTCGTTATCTCCTCGATCGTGAGATCTTCGATGCGCTGCGCAGGATCGAACCGGGCAAGGGTGGGGAGTTGCAGTTGACGGATGCCATCGCCCTCATGATCGCCGAAGGGCACCCGGTTCACGTGGTCGTTCATCACGGCACTCGGCATGACCTCGGAAACCCGGGCGGCTTCATTCGGGCGTCGTTGGATCATGCGCTTGGTAGAGACGACTACGGCCCGGCCTTACGTGTGTGGCTGGAAGAGCGTCTGCGTCAACCTGATCCGCAACTTACCTACTGA
- a CDS encoding GAF domain-containing protein — MNTPLAQVAIAEITHLLTTDFDSQHLLSTITERTRRAFGATWCVLVLKSVDAPGIELVCESIELGFEPPRDLVHRVPVALSALNGSVVMIDDFDIASPRWAAFAESAALHGLGGCRVFPLKLAQATLGSLAVFTVDPWNSRERSNAYGQSMADLAAIALSMRGIDNRTEAATVAAQQILLSRSTIELAAGMIAELDDLDIGSATDTMVAAAKAQGISLTQYARKMVEDPGFR, encoded by the coding sequence ATGAACACGCCCTTGGCACAGGTAGCGATAGCCGAGATCACTCATCTGTTGACTACCGATTTCGACTCCCAGCATCTTCTTTCGACCATCACCGAGCGAACGCGTCGTGCCTTCGGTGCAACGTGGTGTGTGCTCGTACTGAAGTCGGTCGACGCGCCCGGAATCGAGCTCGTGTGCGAGTCCATCGAATTGGGCTTCGAACCGCCCCGTGATTTGGTTCATCGTGTTCCGGTTGCACTGAGCGCACTCAACGGATCTGTTGTGATGATCGACGATTTCGATATCGCGAGTCCGCGATGGGCAGCGTTCGCGGAAAGCGCCGCGCTCCACGGACTCGGGGGGTGCCGTGTATTTCCCCTGAAACTGGCGCAGGCCACGCTGGGGTCGTTGGCCGTGTTCACCGTCGACCCGTGGAACTCTCGCGAGCGAAGCAACGCCTACGGGCAATCGATGGCCGATTTGGCGGCGATTGCGCTTTCTATGCGGGGGATAGACAACCGGACCGAGGCCGCGACGGTGGCTGCGCAACAAATTCTGTTGTCTCGATCCACGATCGAACTGGCAGCGGGAATGATCGCCGAACTCGACGACCTCGATATCGGTTCTGCGACGGACACGATGGTCGCGGCAGCGAAGGCGCAGGGAATATCACTGACGCAGTACGCCCGGAAAATGGTCGAGGACCCAGGGTTTCGGTGA
- a CDS encoding GAF and ANTAR domain-containing protein: MDTHSRGNGQGSPESYGDDASNPTFSRSARAAVELPVTADLCKKCVSLASVDGAAVTVLSSSSARELMYATDALAQHLDELQFTSGDGPCVDAFLSGRPVLCNDTSDAPSVSAWPGFSNEAERAGVGGVYAFPLRGGRRVFGVLELYRRVPGALTGSQMTVAAVSAEAIAAALLDELLLDDHPEGGGVTNAFHRPEVNQAVGMIAVQLKVSVAEALSRLRATAFSTGQPIWEVAADVVHRRIRFSDRGGEGE; encoded by the coding sequence GTGGACACGCATTCTCGCGGCAACGGGCAAGGTAGTCCCGAATCGTACGGGGATGACGCCTCGAACCCGACTTTCAGCCGAAGTGCGCGGGCGGCCGTCGAACTCCCGGTGACAGCGGATCTGTGCAAAAAGTGTGTTTCGCTCGCTTCTGTCGACGGAGCCGCAGTCACGGTACTGAGTAGTTCTTCAGCGCGCGAACTGATGTACGCGACCGATGCGCTTGCCCAACATCTCGACGAACTTCAGTTCACCAGCGGCGACGGGCCGTGCGTCGACGCCTTTCTTTCCGGTCGACCGGTTCTGTGCAACGACACTTCGGATGCCCCGTCAGTTTCTGCGTGGCCCGGATTCTCCAACGAAGCTGAACGTGCCGGCGTCGGCGGGGTGTATGCGTTTCCTCTCCGTGGTGGACGAAGAGTCTTCGGAGTGTTGGAACTGTACCGGCGAGTTCCCGGCGCACTGACTGGCAGTCAGATGACGGTGGCTGCGGTGTCCGCGGAGGCTATCGCCGCAGCGCTGTTGGACGAGTTGTTGCTTGATGATCATCCGGAGGGTGGGGGAGTGACCAACGCTTTTCACCGTCCGGAAGTCAATCAGGCGGTCGGGATGATCGCGGTGCAGCTGAAAGTTTCTGTGGCCGAAGCATTGTCGAGGTTGCGAGCAACTGCATTTTCAACCGGCCAGCCGATTTGGGAGGTGGCCGCCGACGTTGTTCATCGGCGTATCCGCTTTTCCGACCGCGGAGGTGAGGGCGAGTGA
- a CDS encoding GAF and ANTAR domain-containing protein, with translation MERLQRYLDISADTPDRVIELMTRCTGAAVDLISGVHHAGVTATLDKTPFTVAPTDPLVEAFDRAQYSFDEGPCLHASRSGQFVRMSVGELEERWPALGVTARAAHLTDFMAVPLFSERSPVGSLNLYSQASIDHSTRDRDLVTVLADYLGQALEAASQDQRRGQAAATLRHAVGARVDIERAVGVLMYRHDCDAATAFRELEALSDLKSDNILKVARKILGATEDESI, from the coding sequence ATGGAACGACTCCAGCGTTACCTGGACATCTCCGCCGACACACCGGATCGTGTGATCGAGCTGATGACTCGATGCACCGGCGCCGCCGTTGATCTTATTTCGGGCGTTCACCATGCCGGTGTGACAGCGACGTTGGACAAGACACCGTTTACCGTCGCGCCGACAGATCCCCTGGTCGAGGCATTCGACCGCGCCCAATACTCGTTCGACGAAGGACCATGCCTGCACGCATCACGATCAGGCCAATTCGTGCGCATGTCTGTCGGCGAACTCGAGGAACGTTGGCCGGCGCTGGGAGTAACCGCCCGCGCCGCGCATCTCACCGATTTTATGGCAGTACCGCTCTTTTCCGAACGATCACCGGTGGGTTCACTCAATCTCTACTCGCAGGCCAGCATCGACCACTCCACTCGCGACCGAGATCTGGTGACCGTACTAGCCGACTATCTGGGACAGGCGCTCGAAGCTGCGTCGCAGGATCAGCGGCGGGGTCAGGCAGCTGCCACATTGCGCCATGCCGTCGGGGCGCGAGTCGACATCGAACGCGCAGTCGGCGTTTTGATGTACCGCCACGATTGTGATGCGGCAACCGCATTTCGCGAACTCGAAGCACTTTCCGATCTAAAATCGGACAATATACTCAAGGTAGCCCGCAAGATCCTCGGAGCGACCGAGGATGAGTCCATCTGA
- a CDS encoding ANTAR domain-containing response regulator yields MTERTEVELLDAEYGSVIHGNKVDGKVVDQLDALASALADIAAGLGSNITTDELLHHVCTLIVDTIPGADMAGVTLLSETGSPRTAANTDSAVIDVDFDQYASREGPCLEAARTRSVVSATVAESESRWPTFSAHLGNAGVQSFLSAPLWVDERHAGALNIYGRGPHGFSEVDVLIVRVYTTSIEGLLRIAREVEFARNEIAGLNAAMKSRATIEQAKGILMAIRGFDSESAFRVLVEESQRSQQKLSVIAEQILKRAEAAR; encoded by the coding sequence ATGACTGAACGAACTGAAGTCGAACTACTCGATGCCGAGTACGGCAGCGTAATCCACGGTAATAAGGTCGACGGCAAGGTAGTCGACCAACTCGATGCCCTTGCAAGCGCGTTGGCCGATATCGCAGCAGGACTGGGCAGCAACATCACGACCGATGAGCTTTTGCATCACGTCTGTACCCTCATTGTCGATACCATCCCCGGCGCCGATATGGCCGGGGTAACTCTCCTGTCCGAAACTGGTTCTCCTCGTACTGCGGCAAATACCGACAGCGCCGTGATCGACGTCGATTTCGATCAGTACGCCTCCCGCGAGGGGCCATGTCTCGAAGCTGCACGAACTCGGTCCGTCGTGAGTGCCACCGTCGCCGAATCCGAATCGCGCTGGCCAACTTTCAGTGCGCATCTCGGTAATGCCGGCGTACAGAGTTTCCTTTCTGCGCCGTTGTGGGTCGACGAGCGACATGCAGGCGCCCTCAATATCTATGGTCGCGGCCCTCATGGATTCAGTGAAGTCGACGTATTGATCGTGCGTGTCTATACAACGTCGATCGAAGGCCTGCTTCGTATCGCGCGTGAAGTCGAGTTCGCCCGGAACGAGATCGCCGGCCTCAACGCCGCTATGAAATCCCGGGCGACGATCGAGCAGGCCAAAGGGATACTGATGGCAATACGCGGGTTCGATTCCGAATCGGCGTTCCGGGTCCTTGTGGAGGAGTCTCAACGATCGCAACAGAAGTTGAGTGTGATCGCCGAGCAGATCCTGAAGCGCGCTGAAGCGGCACGTTAA
- a CDS encoding ATP-binding protein, with protein sequence MTIFPTEVDAGSSIPTIATVRVRAAAEQLSTLRGFTGTIALNHGFDVDAVADLELAIDETAGMLIPLATPGTDIVCTFEAPVDALRIVMSVTTSSSVASSQHSFGWFVLEALTDNAVLEQSPLDKSPSGDASNSSTVTVTLLKNLLQRGE encoded by the coding sequence GTGACCATCTTCCCGACCGAAGTGGACGCAGGATCTTCCATCCCCACAATCGCAACTGTTCGCGTACGCGCCGCAGCGGAACAATTGAGCACCCTCCGCGGATTTACCGGCACTATCGCCCTCAACCACGGTTTCGACGTCGATGCCGTCGCCGATCTCGAACTTGCCATCGACGAAACCGCCGGCATGTTGATACCCCTGGCAACGCCGGGCACCGATATTGTCTGCACTTTCGAAGCCCCTGTCGACGCACTCCGGATAGTCATGTCCGTGACGACCAGTTCCAGCGTGGCTTCTTCTCAACACTCGTTCGGATGGTTTGTACTCGAGGCACTCACCGATAACGCAGTACTCGAACAATCTCCCCTCGACAAGAGCCCATCGGGTGATGCAAGTAACAGCTCGACGGTGACAGTGACACTGCTGAAGAACCTTCTTCAACGAGGCGAGTAA
- a CDS encoding cold-shock protein encodes MAQGSVKWFNGEKGFGFIEQEGGGPDVFVHYSEIQGSGYKSLDEGQKVEFEIGQGQKGPQAQNVRAI; translated from the coding sequence ATGGCTCAGGGCAGTGTCAAGTGGTTCAACGGTGAAAAGGGCTTCGGATTCATCGAGCAGGAAGGTGGCGGACCGGATGTGTTCGTTCACTACTCGGAGATCCAGGGCAGCGGCTACAAGTCCCTCGACGAGGGCCAGAAGGTCGAGTTCGAGATCGGACAGGGCCAGAAGGGCCCCCAGGCTCAGAACGTTCGCGCCATCTGA
- the tatA gene encoding Sec-independent protein translocase subunit TatA, with the protein MGALSPTHWAIVAVVLLVLFGSKKLPDAARGLGRSMRILKTEVGELHSGSDLALDLEEPLSQSRR; encoded by the coding sequence ATGGGTGCGCTCAGCCCAACCCACTGGGCAATCGTTGCCGTTGTGCTGCTGGTGTTGTTCGGTTCGAAGAAGCTGCCCGACGCAGCCCGGGGATTGGGCAGGTCGATGCGGATCCTCAAAACCGAAGTCGGTGAACTGCACTCCGGTAGCGACCTCGCGCTCGATCTCGAAGAACCACTGAGTCAGAGCCGTAGATAA
- a CDS encoding Rid family hydrolase, producing the protein MKSRTTKIVAAAFAATVVLSTATACTTDTAEADTVKSSFVSKSVLEAGQANPMIAQGVAIGSDTAMYKTSGIGPSAGNKTAPEGSPESYIDSQFSGGVLPAGVSVTEAQGINVLKKIRDNLEAQGLSLEDVVTMRVFLDNAPGADKADYAGWNRAYRQFFANTNLDTGDTELVPMGTAAPIAPIERNSARPTRFALEVAGLPVAGWLVEVEVDAVYPEGKEPA; encoded by the coding sequence ATGAAATCTCGCACCACCAAAATTGTCGCTGCTGCATTCGCTGCCACAGTCGTGCTCAGCACGGCCACCGCCTGCACAACGGACACAGCTGAAGCAGATACCGTCAAGAGTTCCTTCGTCTCGAAGTCGGTACTCGAAGCCGGACAAGCGAATCCGATGATCGCACAGGGTGTGGCAATCGGTAGTGACACCGCGATGTACAAGACCAGTGGTATCGGACCGTCGGCCGGAAACAAGACCGCACCCGAAGGCTCTCCCGAGTCGTATATCGACTCTCAGTTCTCGGGCGGAGTTCTGCCGGCCGGAGTGAGCGTCACCGAGGCTCAAGGCATCAACGTACTCAAGAAGATTCGCGACAATCTCGAAGCCCAAGGTCTGAGTCTTGAAGACGTCGTCACTATGCGAGTATTCCTCGACAACGCACCGGGTGCGGACAAAGCCGACTACGCGGGATGGAATCGCGCCTACCGGCAGTTCTTCGCTAACACGAACCTCGATACCGGGGACACGGAGTTGGTTCCGATGGGGACGGCGGCACCAATTGCACCGATCGAACGGAACAGCGCCCGACCCACTCGCTTCGCGCTCGAAGTTGCCGGACTACCGGTAGCGGGGTGGCTCGTCGAGGTCGAGGTCGACGCCGTGTACCCCGAAGGTAAGGAACCCGCCTGA
- a CDS encoding flavin monoamine oxidase family protein produces the protein MRSLGITGGAGLALGAMSSIGLAPAASATPRRFQAPAAGDLIGQVKGSHSVVILGGGPAGLCSAYELQKAGYKVTVLEARTRPGGRVWSIRNGTQETDLGGETQTCTFSEGHFYNLGATRIPQNHITVDYCRELGVELQMFGNQNANTMVNYTGTKPLANQSITYRAAKADTYGYMSELLQKATNQGALDQVLSKDDKEALSSFLKDFGDLSSDGRYVGSSRRGHSAEPGAGLNFGTQIEPFGMSDVIQGGIGRAFSFEFGYDQAMTMMTPVGGMDRIYYKFQDAIGMENIEFGAEVSGMKNVPEGVTVDYVVDGKAKSITAEFAICTIPPHLIKRLDNNLPADILLALDAAKPSSSGKLGIEYSRRWWETEDRIYGGASNTDRDISQIMFPYDHFNSDRGIVVAYYSSGKRQQAFESLTHRQRLAKAIAEGSEIHGEKYTRDISSSFSGSWRRTKYSESAWASWAGAGDSHGGVATPEYTKLLEPVDRIYFAGDHLSNAIAWQHGAFTSAQDVVTHLHQRVAQDA, from the coding sequence ATGCGCAGTCTCGGTATCACCGGCGGCGCGGGCCTTGCGCTCGGGGCGATGTCCTCCATCGGTTTGGCACCGGCAGCATCGGCGACCCCGCGTCGTTTTCAAGCGCCGGCGGCAGGCGACCTCATCGGGCAAGTCAAGGGCAGCCACTCCGTCGTCATCCTCGGCGGCGGCCCCGCCGGATTGTGCTCGGCCTACGAATTGCAGAAGGCCGGATACAAGGTCACCGTCCTCGAAGCGCGCACTCGACCGGGCGGGCGAGTCTGGTCCATCCGCAACGGAACCCAGGAGACGGACCTGGGCGGTGAGACCCAAACCTGCACGTTCTCCGAGGGGCATTTCTACAATCTCGGGGCCACCCGAATTCCACAGAACCACATCACCGTCGACTACTGCCGTGAACTGGGCGTCGAACTCCAGATGTTCGGCAACCAGAATGCCAACACGATGGTCAACTACACCGGCACCAAACCTCTTGCCAACCAGTCGATCACCTACCGTGCAGCCAAGGCCGACACCTACGGGTACATGTCGGAACTGCTGCAGAAGGCCACCAATCAGGGTGCTCTCGACCAAGTCCTGAGCAAGGACGACAAGGAAGCGCTGTCGTCGTTCCTCAAGGACTTCGGTGACCTGTCCAGTGACGGACGCTACGTCGGATCGTCGCGCCGTGGCCATTCTGCCGAGCCCGGTGCCGGCCTGAACTTCGGCACTCAAATCGAACCGTTCGGCATGAGTGATGTCATCCAGGGTGGAATCGGACGGGCCTTCTCCTTCGAATTCGGCTACGACCAAGCCATGACGATGATGACTCCTGTCGGCGGAATGGACCGGATCTACTACAAGTTCCAAGACGCAATCGGTATGGAGAACATCGAATTCGGTGCCGAGGTAAGCGGAATGAAGAACGTGCCCGAGGGAGTAACCGTCGACTACGTCGTAGACGGCAAGGCCAAGTCGATCACGGCCGAGTTCGCAATCTGCACCATTCCGCCACACCTGATCAAGCGGCTGGACAACAATCTGCCGGCCGATATTCTGCTGGCATTGGATGCAGCCAAGCCGAGTTCGTCAGGCAAACTTGGCATAGAGTACTCGCGTCGTTGGTGGGAGACGGAAGACCGCATCTACGGCGGTGCGTCCAACACCGACCGCGATATTTCTCAGATCATGTTCCCCTACGACCATTTCAATTCCGACCGGGGAATTGTTGTCGCCTACTACAGTTCGGGCAAGCGTCAGCAGGCATTCGAATCACTGACTCACCGCCAAAGGCTGGCCAAGGCTATTGCCGAGGGGTCGGAGATCCACGGAGAGAAGTACACCCGCGATATTTCTTCTTCCTTCTCGGGCAGTTGGCGACGTACCAAGTACTCGGAGTCGGCCTGGGCGTCCTGGGCCGGTGCGGGAGATTCCCACGGTGGCGTCGCAACTCCCGAATACACGAAGTTGCTTGAACCTGTCGATCGAATCTACTTCGCCGGCGATCACCTCTCGAACGCAATCGCTTGGCAGCACGGGGCTTTCACGTCGGCGCAGGACGTCGTCACTCACCTCCACCAGCGTGTTGCGCAAGACGCATAG
- a CDS encoding APC family permease, protein MSALTEAIAKSFATRAKQPPARSPLRALGRRQLSGAEVLAQSVATTAPAVSMVVLPVTMLTHGHLLGGMITIIVATVLVTLIAFCVSQFTRRMAASGGLHSFVFRGLGTRAALTTGVAMLVKYLGSAAMTLYHGGQAAIALLGFAGIHLHNTFQVTALYAGISALILGALVRSVRFAAWAILIVEACSLLFIIALMLIGRSGSQQAQIVPPTSSHGLLLTALAAVFALAGFESAAFFGPEARRPLVTVTRTVLLTPLICGGLFVFAGWAAWSGRSDTLVNAYLHGTATGVSPAVVIALNIGLGCSWLASSMASSNAASRLIYSFGIERLIPRRFASVHSVFRTPHIALSAVITAVLLGGGAFAVLGRGEIFDDLRLTVRGAVILAYTLVAIASLVFLTRISEHTPGILAAASCGSGAGGVTLGYLVYVNMIDHSYVTPIAVLSILMSGTFWQLYLAQRSPKSLLHIGAFDRPETEDVLPGAGVFTTDAAGNIVLVRESVVGESATGAR, encoded by the coding sequence ATGTCCGCTCTCACCGAAGCCATCGCGAAGTCCTTCGCGACGCGCGCCAAGCAGCCACCGGCTCGCTCGCCGCTGCGCGCTCTTGGGCGTCGGCAACTTTCGGGTGCCGAAGTACTCGCGCAATCGGTGGCGACGACGGCGCCCGCGGTCTCGATGGTCGTCCTGCCCGTCACCATGCTGACACATGGACACCTGCTCGGCGGAATGATCACGATCATCGTCGCAACAGTGTTGGTGACTCTGATCGCGTTCTGCGTATCTCAATTCACCAGGCGAATGGCAGCGTCGGGCGGACTTCACAGTTTTGTGTTCCGAGGACTCGGCACCCGAGCCGCCCTCACAACTGGCGTAGCCATGCTGGTCAAGTACCTCGGCAGCGCGGCTATGACCTTGTATCACGGTGGACAAGCAGCCATTGCGCTACTCGGGTTTGCCGGCATACACCTGCACAACACATTTCAGGTGACCGCTCTGTATGCGGGCATCTCCGCGCTGATACTCGGCGCCCTGGTCCGCAGCGTCAGATTTGCGGCCTGGGCAATCCTGATCGTCGAGGCCTGTTCACTGCTCTTCATCATCGCGCTCATGCTGATCGGCCGGTCGGGAAGTCAACAAGCACAGATTGTTCCTCCGACATCAAGTCACGGACTGTTGCTTACGGCGTTGGCTGCCGTATTTGCACTCGCCGGCTTCGAGAGCGCCGCATTCTTCGGTCCCGAAGCCCGGAGACCCCTGGTGACCGTCACGCGCACAGTACTTCTCACGCCCTTGATCTGTGGTGGACTGTTCGTCTTTGCCGGATGGGCAGCGTGGTCCGGACGCAGCGATACTCTGGTCAACGCATATCTTCACGGCACCGCAACCGGCGTGAGCCCAGCAGTGGTGATCGCGCTCAACATCGGGTTGGGGTGCTCGTGGCTGGCTTCGTCGATGGCATCGTCGAATGCTGCTTCGCGCCTGATCTATTCGTTCGGGATCGAACGTCTTATCCCCCGCCGATTCGCCTCCGTACACAGCGTCTTCCGCACTCCCCACATCGCATTGAGTGCTGTCATCACCGCAGTCCTGCTGGGTGGCGGCGCATTTGCGGTTCTCGGACGAGGTGAGATTTTCGACGATCTGCGTCTGACGGTGCGCGGCGCAGTCATCCTCGCCTACACTCTGGTGGCAATCGCGTCCCTCGTATTCCTCACGCGCATCAGCGAACACACTCCCGGCATTCTTGCCGCTGCATCGTGCGGTAGCGGCGCAGGTGGCGTGACTCTCGGTTATCTGGTGTATGTCAACATGATCGACCATTCCTATGTCACACCCATTGCCGTGCTGTCGATCCTGATGTCAGGCACATTCTGGCAGCTCTATCTTGCTCAGCGCAGCCCGAAAAGCCTTCTCCACATCGGAGCCTTCGACAGGCCCGAGACCGAGGACGTACTTCCGGGCGCGGGGGTATTCACCACCGATGCAGCCGGAAACATCGTGCTGGTACGCGAATCGGTTGTGGGCGAATCGGCGACGGGTGCCCGCTGA
- a CDS encoding IclR family transcriptional regulator, translating into MVGRPRDLGGHEPRAVQRALALLESVARLGSGARAKDIAALAEIPPATAYRLLNILVADGYLVRIADLSGFALGRRTRELAGAAGEPTTVDNAAILEELREQLRYGIYLVSYTDGKIRLVDRDPDHELSGERTLVSVLHASAIGKLLLASLAEPAVLPLRKVTAYTIIDADRLELELSRIRRGEPAREVDEIRVGRSAVAVPIHDAQHSVVGALAAIGPTGRLSTEDTELSGLLREYADKMVSPELSRAS; encoded by the coding sequence ATGGTCGGTAGACCTCGAGATCTGGGCGGCCATGAACCGCGAGCCGTGCAGCGTGCGCTGGCGCTCCTCGAATCGGTTGCCCGTCTGGGATCCGGCGCACGAGCCAAAGACATTGCCGCACTTGCCGAAATTCCACCGGCAACCGCATATCGGCTGCTCAACATCCTCGTCGCCGATGGATACCTGGTTCGGATCGCGGACCTTTCCGGATTTGCGCTCGGCCGACGCACCCGCGAATTGGCTGGAGCAGCAGGAGAACCCACGACTGTGGACAACGCCGCGATTCTCGAAGAACTCCGGGAGCAACTCCGCTACGGGATCTACCTCGTGTCGTATACCGACGGAAAGATCAGACTCGTCGACCGCGATCCTGATCACGAACTCAGCGGTGAACGCACTCTGGTGAGCGTGCTGCATGCGTCTGCCATCGGCAAGCTTTTGCTTGCTTCGCTGGCCGAGCCGGCAGTTTTGCCGCTTCGGAAAGTTACCGCATACACCATCATTGATGCGGATCGCCTCGAATTGGAGCTCTCGCGAATCAGGCGCGGGGAGCCGGCTCGTGAAGTCGACGAAATTCGAGTGGGCCGCTCAGCCGTCGCCGTACCGATTCACGATGCGCAACACAGCGTCGTCGGAGCGCTCGCGGCGATCGGACCGACTGGCAGACTATCTACCGAGGACACCGAACTGTCAGGTTTGCTCCGTGAATATGCCGACAAAATGGTGTCTCCGGAACTCTCCCGCGCAAGCTGA